In Streptomyces sp. DG2A-72, one genomic interval encodes:
- a CDS encoding sensor histidine kinase has product MLNSRPAQRSTRRYVRDPWWPPLLTVVPYLMLAALTLVLVFEDRPPLHDLVIDLVLCALAALWLLLMITLHPEWTGRPAIMAVFYVGLIAITGVLTFQTAWFGIFAVVCFPYAFIVLPWPWRLPGVAAAAVLAGTAQAHDVPKTTSSGVISYLIILALNILAMCGLAWADQNSYEQSNRRRMALDELSEAHRRLEESYAENAGLHEQLVDRARRAGVLDERQRMAREIHDTLAQGLTGIVTQLEAAEHAAADPVRWRRHLAAASDLARLSLTEARRSVAALRPGPLEDAAHLSEALADVADRWSTFNSVQVQFTTTGTARPLSAEADTVLLRIAQEALANIAKHAGAGRVGLTLSYLDHEVALDVRDDGRGFDAAGVQLQESPGQGGGSGFGLLAMRQRVESLSGTLQIESEPGLGTAISASLPIPDPALLPSKMLP; this is encoded by the coding sequence ATGTTGAACAGCCGCCCGGCCCAGCGCTCCACGCGGCGGTATGTGCGGGATCCCTGGTGGCCTCCGCTGCTGACCGTCGTGCCCTACCTCATGCTCGCCGCCCTTACCCTCGTCCTGGTGTTCGAGGACCGTCCACCCCTGCATGACCTGGTCATCGACCTGGTCCTGTGTGCCCTGGCCGCGCTCTGGCTGCTGCTGATGATCACCCTCCATCCCGAGTGGACGGGACGGCCGGCGATCATGGCGGTGTTCTACGTCGGACTGATCGCGATCACGGGGGTTCTGACCTTCCAGACCGCATGGTTCGGAATCTTCGCGGTCGTCTGCTTCCCCTACGCCTTCATCGTGCTGCCGTGGCCGTGGCGGCTTCCGGGAGTAGCCGCGGCGGCCGTACTGGCGGGCACCGCCCAGGCCCACGACGTGCCCAAGACCACGTCGTCCGGCGTGATTTCGTACCTGATCATCCTGGCCCTCAACATCCTGGCCATGTGCGGTCTCGCCTGGGCGGACCAGAACAGCTACGAGCAGTCCAACCGCCGCAGGATGGCCCTCGACGAACTCAGCGAGGCACACCGCAGACTTGAGGAGAGCTACGCGGAGAACGCCGGTCTGCACGAACAACTGGTGGACAGGGCCAGGCGGGCCGGCGTGCTCGACGAACGGCAGCGCATGGCCCGCGAGATCCACGACACCCTGGCCCAGGGCCTGACCGGCATCGTCACCCAACTGGAGGCCGCCGAGCACGCCGCGGCCGACCCGGTCCGATGGCGCAGGCATCTGGCCGCGGCGAGTGATCTGGCACGGCTGAGCCTCACCGAGGCCCGCCGCTCGGTGGCCGCCCTGCGCCCCGGCCCGCTGGAGGATGCCGCCCACCTGAGCGAGGCCCTGGCCGACGTGGCCGACCGGTGGTCGACCTTCAACAGTGTTCAGGTGCAGTTCACCACCACGGGGACAGCTCGTCCCCTGTCGGCCGAGGCCGACACCGTCCTGCTTCGCATCGCTCAGGAGGCACTCGCCAATATCGCCAAGCACGCCGGGGCGGGCCGGGTCGGTCTGACCCTGTCCTATCTCGACCACGAGGTCGCCCTCGACGTCCGCGACGACGGCCGGGGATTCGACGCGGCCGGCGTACAGCTCCAGGAATCCCCCGGCCAGGGCGGCGGGTCCGGTTTCGGGCTGCTCGCCATGCGGCAGCGTGTGGAGTCGCTCTCCGGCACGCTTCAGATCGAGTCCGAGCCGGGCCTCGGCACCGCGATCTCGGCCTCACTGCCCATCCCCGACCCGGCCCTACTGCCTTCGAAGATGCTGCCATGA
- a CDS encoding NAD(P)H-binding protein, with the protein MILVTGATGTVGREVVRLLGADVGVRVMARDPARVRGASETAEIVAGDYRDPRSLGRALAGVRTAFLVTGDVAGGDDVRFIRAAQMAGVGRVVKLSAAAVVDRCADDLVTRWQRAGEEVLCASGLQWTVLRPRAFMSNTLSWARSVRCEGVVRALYGSSVNACVDPRDVAEVAVRVLTEDGHAGGAYTLTGPEALSAAQQVDQLGRLLGVPLRLEELSPGQARLALGRRYPVPVVEALLQSAERQRAGAKAQVQDTVRAVTGRPARTFRVWAKDHLAAFVPGAADEAGQSPRRAGHGTGRWLTG; encoded by the coding sequence ATGATTCTCGTGACGGGGGCCACCGGGACGGTGGGCCGGGAGGTGGTCCGGCTGCTGGGGGCGGATGTGGGCGTTCGTGTCATGGCCCGGGATCCGGCACGGGTGAGGGGGGCGTCTGAGACTGCGGAGATAGTTGCGGGGGACTACAGGGATCCGCGGTCGCTTGGCCGGGCTCTGGCGGGGGTTCGCACGGCGTTCCTGGTGACCGGTGATGTCGCCGGCGGTGACGATGTCCGGTTCATTCGTGCTGCGCAGATGGCCGGTGTCGGGCGGGTGGTGAAGCTCTCGGCGGCCGCTGTTGTTGACCGCTGTGCCGATGACCTGGTCACCCGGTGGCAGCGTGCCGGTGAGGAGGTGTTGTGTGCCTCGGGTCTTCAGTGGACTGTGCTGCGTCCGCGCGCGTTCATGTCCAATACGCTGTCCTGGGCGCGGTCCGTGCGCTGCGAAGGCGTGGTCCGGGCGCTGTATGGGTCGTCTGTCAATGCCTGCGTGGATCCCCGGGACGTCGCGGAGGTGGCCGTGCGCGTCCTGACCGAGGACGGGCACGCGGGAGGGGCCTACACGCTGACCGGGCCGGAGGCGCTCAGTGCGGCTCAGCAGGTGGATCAGCTCGGCCGGCTGCTCGGGGTGCCGTTGCGCTTGGAGGAACTGAGCCCGGGCCAGGCGCGCCTCGCGCTGGGCCGGCGCTATCCGGTGCCGGTCGTCGAGGCGCTGCTGCAGAGCGCGGAACGTCAGCGGGCGGGAGCCAAGGCGCAGGTTCAGGACACGGTGCGCGCGGTGACCGGCCGCCCGGCCAGAACCTTCCGTGTCTGGGCGAAGGACCATCTGGCGGCGTTCGTGCCCGGCGCGG
- a CDS encoding FAD-dependent monooxygenase: MGCGVWGVGLVVGCVGRSMACKEPSNRYISCSLVGSLVGSLVWVVGGVGLVWGLRVEVVVVGGGPVGLVLAAELAGFGVRTVVVESAVGVSGWPKATTLHARAVQCLVRRGYLGGLVGGGGVGGGLFHFGGIPGLVISVPAGEPEAVLKCSQEELERHFEWRARVAGAWVLRGYRVTGVWQGREGVGVTAQGPGGRVGLVGGYLVGADGARSVVREQGGFVSRTCPATVSALAGDVRVVGGGVLEAGWHRTERGWIVAKEVAGGVVRLRTLNCGGAHVERGVPLTLEELRREVCWIAGRDVALGEGRWLSRFSDFSRLAVSYRRGRIFLAGDAAHVHFPIGGQGLSTGLLDAVNLGWKLAFTVRGGAGAGLLDTYDAERRPAAQRVIDSARAQLALMRPGPEFDRLRVLFGRLLAGGGEGGALAAMVSAQDTVLPPRTARPSPWEGRFLHNVQLATREGPADVIGLLREGRPLLLLFGERGGRYLRQARGWGSLLRIVRAARTPQLPCEALLVRPDGYVAWGPGGEGLEAALGQWFGGPPDTPDTPDTPVTPVTPVTPGIPAAPAAPAAGGARGVVAGGLAGWGV, from the coding sequence ATGGGGTGTGGGGTGTGGGGTGTGGGGTTGGTGGTTGGTTGTGTAGGTCGGTCAATGGCTTGCAAAGAACCGTCCAACCGGTATATTTCTTGTTCGTTGGTGGGTTCGTTGGTGGGTTCGTTGGTGTGGGTGGTTGGGGGGGTGGGGTTGGTGTGGGGTTTGCGGGTGGAGGTGGTGGTTGTGGGTGGGGGGCCGGTGGGGTTGGTTCTTGCTGCGGAGTTGGCGGGGTTTGGGGTGCGGACGGTGGTGGTGGAGTCGGCTGTGGGTGTGTCGGGGTGGCCGAAGGCGACGACGTTGCATGCGCGTGCGGTGCAGTGTTTGGTGAGGCGTGGTTATTTGGGGGGGTTGGTGGGTGGGGGTGGTGTGGGGGGTGGTTTGTTTCATTTTGGGGGGATTCCGGGGTTGGTGATTTCGGTTCCTGCTGGGGAGCCGGAGGCGGTGTTGAAGTGTTCGCAGGAGGAGTTGGAGCGTCATTTTGAGTGGCGGGCGCGGGTGGCTGGTGCGTGGGTTTTGCGTGGGTATCGGGTGACGGGGGTGTGGCAGGGGCGGGAGGGGGTGGGTGTTACGGCGCAGGGTCCGGGGGGGCGGGTGGGGTTGGTGGGTGGGTATTTGGTGGGGGCGGATGGTGCGCGCAGTGTGGTGCGGGAGCAGGGGGGTTTTGTGTCGCGGACGTGTCCGGCCACGGTGTCGGCGTTGGCGGGTGATGTTCGTGTGGTGGGGGGTGGGGTTCTTGAGGCGGGGTGGCATCGTACGGAGCGGGGGTGGATTGTTGCCAAGGAGGTGGCGGGGGGTGTGGTGCGGTTGCGGACTCTTAATTGCGGGGGTGCGCATGTTGAGCGTGGTGTGCCGCTGACTTTGGAGGAGTTGCGGCGGGAGGTGTGCTGGATCGCGGGGCGGGATGTCGCGTTGGGGGAGGGGAGGTGGTTGAGCAGGTTCAGTGATTTCTCCCGGTTGGCGGTGTCCTACCGCAGGGGGCGGATCTTTTTGGCGGGGGATGCGGCGCATGTGCATTTCCCGATCGGTGGGCAGGGGCTGTCTACCGGGCTGCTGGATGCGGTCAACCTCGGCTGGAAGCTTGCGTTTACGGTGCGTGGCGGTGCGGGCGCGGGGCTGCTGGACACCTATGATGCCGAGCGCCGGCCTGCTGCTCAGCGGGTTATCGACAGTGCGCGGGCCCAGTTGGCTCTGATGCGGCCGGGGCCCGAGTTCGACCGGCTGCGTGTGCTGTTCGGCCGGTTGCTGGCCGGTGGCGGGGAGGGTGGCGCGCTGGCGGCCATGGTCAGTGCCCAGGACACGGTTCTTCCGCCGCGTACCGCGCGGCCCTCTCCGTGGGAGGGAAGGTTTTTGCATAATGTCCAGCTGGCTACCCGTGAGGGTCCTGCTGATGTGATCGGGCTGCTGCGTGAGGGCCGGCCCCTGCTGCTGCTGTTCGGTGAGCGGGGCGGCCGTTATCTTCGGCAGGCGCGGGGCTGGGGCTCGCTGCTGCGTATCGTGCGGGCGGCGCGGACGCCGCAGCTGCCGTGCGAGGCGCTGCTGGTGCGGCCCGACGGGTATGTCGCCTGGGGGCCGGGGGGTGAGGGGCTTGAGGCGGCGCTGGGGCAGTGGTTCGGCGGCCCCCCGGACACCCCGGACACCCCGGACACCCCGGTCACCCCGGTCACCCCGGTCACCCCGGGCATCCCGGCTGCCCCGGCTGCCCCGGCTGCCGGGGGTGCCCGGGGTGTGGTGGCGGGGGGTCTGGCTGGCTGGGGTGTCTAG
- a CDS encoding sulfatase-like hydrolase/transferase — MPTDRPAVLLITADQLRRDALGCYGGRAVGTPHLDRLAGEGTVLGLGVHGESVVSAEP; from the coding sequence ATGCCCACCGACCGGCCCGCGGTGTTGTTGATCACGGCGGATCAGCTGCGGCGGGATGCACTGGGGTGTTACGGGGGCCGGGCGGTGGGGACGCCGCATCTGGACCGGTTGGCGGGGGAGGGGACGGTCCTCGGCCTGGGCGTACACGGCGAGTCCGTGGTGTCTGCCGAGCCGTAG
- a CDS encoding response regulator transcription factor translates to MTDASLITLLIADDHPVVRDGLSGIFAGDPDFEVVAEVGDGAEAVRVAEALRPDVILMDLRMPTMDGVTAITELVRRRVPSRILVVTTYDTDSFVRPAIEAGATGYLLKDTPRSELIRAVREAAQGRAVLSPTVASRLLTQVRTPAEPAAPRLLSQREMEVIKLVAGGQSNRQAAATLFISEATVKSHLLNIYAKLSVNDRAAAVAEAYNRGLLTPEAPNSR, encoded by the coding sequence ATGACCGACGCCTCCCTGATCACCCTCCTCATCGCCGACGACCACCCGGTGGTCCGCGACGGTCTGAGCGGAATCTTCGCCGGCGACCCCGACTTCGAAGTGGTCGCCGAAGTCGGCGACGGCGCCGAAGCGGTCCGTGTGGCCGAGGCGCTGCGCCCTGACGTGATCCTGATGGACCTCCGCATGCCCACCATGGACGGTGTCACCGCGATCACGGAGCTGGTCCGACGCCGAGTACCCTCCCGGATCCTCGTCGTGACCACCTACGACACCGACAGCTTCGTACGTCCGGCCATCGAGGCGGGTGCCACCGGCTACCTGCTCAAGGACACTCCGCGATCCGAGCTGATCCGAGCTGTCCGCGAGGCCGCTCAAGGCCGGGCCGTGCTCTCGCCCACAGTGGCCTCACGCTTGCTCACACAGGTGCGCACCCCGGCCGAGCCCGCCGCGCCCAGGCTGCTCAGCCAACGCGAGATGGAGGTCATCAAGCTGGTCGCCGGCGGCCAGTCCAACCGCCAGGCCGCTGCCACGCTCTTCATCAGCGAGGCCACGGTCAAATCCCACCTCCTCAACATCTACGCCAAGCTCTCCGTCAACGACCGCGCCGCTGCCGTGGCCGAGGCGTACAACCGCGGCCTGCTAACCCCCGAAGCCCCGAACAGCCGCTGA
- a CDS encoding IS5 family transposase (programmed frameshift), producing MIRRHELTDQEWELLAPLIPRAVTGRPRVSDRQVINGMVYKIRTGISWRDLPERYGPWQTVCTRFRRYALDGVFTRALQQIQAGADAAGDIDWLVQIDSTIVRVHQHAAATGRKGGTIGDEPDDHALGRSRGGLTTKIHLACDGKGRPLAVLVTPGQRHDSICARPLLERIRVPRTGPGRPRCRPDQVIADKAYSSRGFRAYLRKRGIGHTIPEKTDQQRHRHNRGGRGGRPPVFDRQVYRQRNVVERCFNRLKGFRGIATRYEKTAASYEAAVTLASFLLWARSV from the exons ATGATACGTCGTCATGAACTCACCGATCAGGAGTGGGAGTTACTCGCTCCGCTGATACCGCGGGCTGTGACGGGCCGGCCGCGGGTGTCGGACCGGCAGGTCATCAACGGGATGGTCTACAAGATCCGGACCGGGATATCCTGGCGTGACCTGCCGGAACGCTACGGTCCATGGCAGACCGTCTGCACCCGCTTCCGCCGCTACGCCCTGGACGGCGTGTTCACCCGGGCTCTTCAGCAGATCCAAGCTGGTGCGGACGCGGCCGGCGACATCGACTGGCTCGTCCAGATCGACTCCACCATCGTCCGCGTCCACCAGCACGCGGCCGCCACCGGCCGAAAAGGGGGCACCATCGGC GACGAACCGGACGATCACGCCCTCGGTCGATCCCGAGGCGGACTGACCACCAAAATCCATCTCGCCTGCGACGGCAAGGGGCGCCCGCTCGCAGTCCTGGTGACGCCAGGGCAACGTCACGACAGCATCTGCGCGCGCCCTCTTCTGGAGCGCATCCGTGTCCCTCGCACCGGACCGGGCCGACCCCGTTGCAGGCCTGATCAGGTCATCGCAGACAAGGCCTACAGCTCCCGCGGCTTCCGCGCCTACCTGCGTAAACGCGGCATCGGGCACACTATCCCGGAGAAGACCGACCAGCAGCGACACCGGCACAACCGTGGCGGTCGCGGCGGGCGGCCACCGGTGTTCGACCGGCAGGTCTACCGTCAACGCAACGTCGTCGAACGCTGCTTCAACCGGCTCAAAGGCTTCCGTGGAATCGCCACCCGATACGAGAAGACCGCCGCCTCCTACGAAGCAGCGGTCACACTCGCGTCATTCCTGCTCTGGGCAAGATCCGTTTGA
- a CDS encoding recombinase family protein, whose protein sequence is MPWSSLELDRPAPQTTVPVAWLDRTSTEDAQDPTLSLPRQLRNARAALSPGWVIVAHFYDVESGRKDLDARGHSRAHERFNMSIPRDGGIADLLQEAKAPDRRFAAVICESIERVARRTYFGTKIEYELEQTGVALCAADEPILTDARARRATPTLTRRVKQAVSEWYVLQMLELSWDGFIQHIEQGWNIGNHPTATSPSASRTPCLPSVSKG, encoded by the coding sequence GTGCCCTGGTCATCGCTGGAACTGGACCGGCCGGCACCGCAGACCACAGTGCCGGTCGCCTGGCTGGACCGCACGTCGACCGAGGACGCGCAGGACCCGACACTCTCCCTGCCCCGCCAACTACGCAACGCTCGCGCCGCGCTCTCGCCCGGCTGGGTGATCGTCGCCCACTTCTACGACGTCGAATCCGGCCGTAAGGACCTCGATGCTCGTGGACACAGCCGCGCCCACGAGCGCTTCAACATGTCCATTCCGCGAGACGGCGGCATCGCTGACCTTCTCCAAGAGGCCAAGGCCCCCGACCGGCGTTTCGCCGCCGTGATCTGTGAGTCCATCGAACGTGTCGCCCGCCGCACCTACTTCGGCACGAAGATTGAGTACGAGCTGGAACAGACCGGCGTCGCATTGTGCGCGGCTGACGAGCCGATCCTCACCGACGCGCGGGCCAGACGGGCCACCCCGACCCTCACCCGGCGTGTCAAACAGGCCGTCTCGGAGTGGTACGTCCTGCAGATGCTGGAGCTGTCCTGGGACGGCTTCATCCAGCACATCGAGCAGGGCTGGAATATCGGCAACCACCCTACGGCTACCTCGCCGAGCGCGTCCCGCACCCCGTGCCTGCCAAGCGTGAGCAAGGGCTGA
- a CDS encoding ScbR family autoregulator-binding transcription factor, producing the protein MVKQDRAIRTRRTILVAAARIFEERGYQAATISEILAAADVTKGALYFHFPSKEHLAQGVLHEQDQQLPIPDRACKIQQIVDTVLLQAYRLQTDPMVRAGVRLSLDQQAHGLDRSGPFVRWAEVVTELLEKAQTQGELLPHVQPKETADVMVGSFAGVQAMSQAMCNYQDLLNRVAALLRHLLPSVVLSSVLTSADLTESRGAAVFEELQALATSARRP; encoded by the coding sequence ATGGTCAAGCAGGACCGGGCAATCCGGACACGGCGAACGATCCTCGTCGCCGCGGCCAGGATCTTCGAGGAACGCGGCTACCAGGCCGCGACCATCAGCGAGATCCTCGCCGCGGCCGACGTGACCAAGGGGGCCCTGTACTTCCACTTCCCCTCGAAGGAACACCTGGCCCAAGGAGTGCTCCACGAGCAGGACCAGCAGCTGCCCATCCCCGACCGCGCCTGCAAGATCCAGCAGATCGTGGACACCGTGCTGCTGCAGGCATACCGGCTGCAGACCGACCCGATGGTACGGGCAGGCGTGCGGCTCTCACTCGACCAGCAGGCCCACGGACTCGACCGCAGCGGCCCCTTCGTACGCTGGGCCGAGGTCGTCACCGAACTGCTGGAAAAGGCACAGACCCAAGGCGAACTGCTCCCGCACGTCCAGCCGAAGGAAACCGCCGACGTCATGGTGGGCTCCTTCGCCGGCGTCCAGGCCATGTCCCAGGCCATGTGCAACTACCAGGACCTGCTGAACAGGGTCGCCGCCCTGCTGCGGCACCTGCTGCCCAGCGTGGTCCTGTCCTCCGTCCTGACCTCCGCAGACCTCACCGAGAGCCGCGGCGCAGCGGTCTTCGAGGAACTTCAGGCACTGGCCACATCCGCACGCCGGCCCTAG
- a CDS encoding DUF2625 domain-containing protein, with protein sequence MRELSQLIDVEEPAWPELRETLDASPVSVEVLPLDADLGSASILQLQVTARSYLGAVALHCGGLLVDDGWLRVFGSPESEAAHGVPSLARVNQFPETFDPAWQPEMGLVLAHDVLGGVFALNGAAPASAGQPGEVVYFAPDSLRWEALSVGHSTWLAWLVSGALDEFYADLRWPGWHEEVRALDGKQGLSLLPPLWSAEARQDISATSRRAVSMRELLGVARDSCRQFDGVDPGFLGAV encoded by the coding sequence ATGCGTGAGTTGAGCCAGCTGATCGATGTCGAGGAACCGGCCTGGCCGGAGCTCAGGGAGACACTTGATGCAAGTCCGGTGTCTGTCGAGGTGCTTCCGCTCGATGCTGATCTGGGCAGTGCGTCGATTCTTCAGCTGCAGGTCACGGCCAGGTCGTACCTGGGTGCGGTGGCTCTGCACTGCGGCGGTCTGCTGGTGGACGACGGATGGCTGCGGGTCTTCGGCAGCCCCGAAAGTGAGGCTGCGCACGGGGTGCCGAGCCTGGCTCGCGTGAATCAGTTCCCCGAAACGTTCGACCCGGCGTGGCAGCCTGAGATGGGTTTGGTCTTGGCACACGACGTGCTGGGCGGCGTCTTCGCTCTCAACGGCGCTGCTCCCGCCAGTGCCGGCCAGCCCGGCGAGGTTGTCTACTTCGCCCCGGATTCCCTTCGCTGGGAGGCTCTAAGTGTCGGTCACTCGACGTGGCTGGCCTGGCTGGTGTCCGGGGCACTCGATGAGTTCTACGCCGATCTGCGCTGGCCCGGCTGGCACGAGGAGGTCCGGGCGCTGGACGGTAAGCAGGGCTTGTCACTGTTGCCACCATTGTGGTCTGCCGAGGCGCGCCAGGACATCTCCGCCACCAGCCGCCGAGCCGTATCCATGAGGGAGTTGCTTGGCGTCGCCAGGGACTCATGCCGACAGTTCGATGGCGTTGATCCGGGCTTTCTCGGCGCCGTGTGA
- a CDS encoding phosphotransferase family protein produces MDEVKVVVAHSERATLRVGDVFLKVDADQARIDVEVEAMSLAPVPTPEVLWRKPPVLAIAALPGTTLGRLGGPSTGSPAAWAAAGAAIGKLHEASLPRLPGRAGRSIVALAAELDDECELLVTNGVLPADLVTRNRQVAEAALRPWTAAFTHGDLQIAHVFVDGDEVTGIIDWSEAGQGDALYDLATFTLGHEEHLDDVIAGYGSDIDLDVIHAWWSLRSLLAVRWLIEHGFDPFAPGCEVAVLRSRM; encoded by the coding sequence ATGGATGAGGTCAAAGTCGTCGTCGCCCATTCCGAGCGCGCGACTCTGCGCGTCGGTGACGTGTTCTTGAAGGTGGACGCCGATCAGGCGCGTATCGACGTCGAGGTCGAGGCGATGTCTCTGGCGCCGGTCCCGACCCCGGAGGTCCTGTGGCGCAAGCCGCCCGTGCTCGCGATCGCCGCACTCCCGGGGACGACGCTCGGGCGCCTCGGAGGGCCGTCGACCGGGTCGCCGGCGGCGTGGGCCGCGGCGGGTGCCGCCATCGGGAAGCTGCACGAAGCGTCCCTGCCGCGCCTGCCGGGCCGGGCCGGGCGGAGCATCGTCGCGTTGGCGGCGGAACTCGACGACGAGTGCGAGTTGCTCGTGACGAACGGTGTCCTGCCCGCTGACCTGGTCACCCGCAACCGCCAGGTCGCCGAGGCCGCGCTCCGGCCGTGGACTGCGGCGTTCACACACGGCGACCTGCAGATCGCGCACGTCTTCGTCGACGGCGACGAGGTCACCGGCATCATCGACTGGTCCGAGGCGGGCCAGGGTGATGCCCTGTACGACCTCGCCACCTTCACGCTCGGACACGAGGAGCACCTCGACGACGTCATCGCCGGCTATGGCAGCGACATCGACCTCGACGTGATCCACGCGTGGTGGTCGTTGCGAAGCCTGCTGGCGGTTCGCTGGCTGATCGAGCACGGCTTCGACCCCTTCGCGCCGGGCTGTGAGGTCGCCGTGCTGAGATCCCGGATGTGA
- a CDS encoding DUF5988 family protein has protein sequence MQDLHQPVKILCGNRYEHFHPTADTMRHPLGLLHVFAWARTTYVAE, from the coding sequence GTGCAAGACCTGCACCAGCCGGTGAAGATCTTGTGCGGAAACCGCTACGAGCATTTCCATCCCACCGCCGACACCATGCGGCATCCCCTGGGCCTGCTCCACGTGTTCGCTTGGGCCCGGACCACCTACGTGGCCGAATAA
- a CDS encoding recombinase family protein: MRVLAKLSYERIAAKLNTDLRKYPPPRPNRAATAKHRWTRSAVRSILENPKYTGYQVWNRKARKKRGNRANPVSEWVWSPRPTHEPLITPQLFDAAWPSTSAHPEIRKECGARAAAASADRFYVLRSYLFSALCNHRMYGKDSKGRSYYACQPKKDQHQDAAWYASHPKAVWISERIMLEAIHTFFEDRLFGPQRRELLAAAMAAAPEATSPDRSADIQRLQNESDRLAHRKELLLDQLASPDADGGDPETAAEFRKGIRKRFDALEHKRREVLAQLKQYREEAASSDGPGDVELIEAIPQLSFRFAQLPDALKREIFDAFQLRVRYDGRDHGVQLQATILGAVAPDLAQIGERAAAVARAVGQPIRERPRREPQSRAGRAAPPVTCGDAVAVTASTHLPKTRAG, from the coding sequence TTGCGGGTCCTGGCGAAACTCAGCTACGAGCGCATCGCCGCCAAGCTGAACACCGACCTGCGCAAGTACCCGCCACCCCGGCCCAACCGGGCCGCCACCGCCAAGCACCGCTGGACCCGCTCCGCTGTCCGTTCCATCCTGGAGAACCCCAAGTACACCGGCTACCAGGTGTGGAATCGCAAGGCCCGTAAGAAGCGCGGCAACCGCGCCAACCCCGTCAGCGAGTGGGTCTGGTCTCCCCGGCCCACGCACGAGCCGCTCATCACCCCGCAGCTCTTCGACGCGGCCTGGCCCAGCACCTCCGCACACCCCGAAATCCGCAAGGAGTGCGGGGCCCGCGCCGCCGCAGCCTCCGCCGACCGCTTCTACGTGCTGCGCTCCTACCTCTTCTCCGCACTCTGCAACCACCGGATGTACGGCAAGGACAGCAAGGGACGCTCGTATTACGCCTGCCAGCCGAAGAAAGACCAACACCAGGATGCCGCCTGGTACGCCTCCCACCCCAAAGCGGTCTGGATCAGCGAACGCATTATGCTCGAAGCCATCCACACCTTCTTCGAAGACCGCCTCTTCGGCCCCCAGCGCCGTGAGCTCCTCGCAGCTGCCATGGCCGCGGCACCGGAAGCCACCAGCCCGGACAGGTCAGCCGACATCCAGCGCCTCCAGAACGAGTCCGACCGCCTCGCCCACCGCAAGGAACTCCTCCTCGACCAGCTGGCATCGCCCGACGCAGACGGCGGTGATCCCGAGACAGCGGCGGAGTTCCGCAAGGGCATTCGTAAGCGCTTCGACGCCTTGGAACACAAGCGTCGGGAAGTCCTTGCCCAGCTGAAGCAGTACCGCGAAGAAGCGGCGTCATCGGATGGTCCCGGAGACGTAGAACTCATTGAGGCGATCCCACAGCTCAGCTTCCGGTTCGCCCAGCTCCCGGACGCCCTGAAGCGCGAGATCTTCGATGCCTTCCAGCTCCGCGTCCGTTACGACGGCCGGGACCACGGTGTCCAACTCCAAGCCACGATCTTGGGCGCTGTCGCCCCGGATCTCGCCCAGATCGGGGAACGGGCCGCGGCGGTCGCTCGGGCCGTTGGCCAGCCCATAAGAGAGCGCCCCCGGCGGGAGCCACAATCAAGGGCTGGTCGGGCTGCGCCCCCTGTGACCTGCGGAGATGCGGTGGCGGTGACCGCGTCGACGCACCTACCGAAGACGCGTGCCGGGTGA
- a CDS encoding helix-turn-helix domain-containing protein, whose amino-acid sequence MRYAQGGGLTAERRRFREGIRYEAGERFDRGEKTAVIAKDLRVSERSVERWLRAGRESGMAVLASAGPPKLLQAVRWPVRGFVPPPVPPVRITSAKRQAGEGRSVTVATPTAGGPGVWATDGR is encoded by the coding sequence ATGCGGTACGCGCAGGGTGGCGGACTGACCGCGGAGCGGCGGCGGTTTCGCGAGGGGATCCGGTACGAGGCGGGCGAGCGGTTCGATCGCGGCGAGAAGACCGCAGTGATCGCGAAGGATCTGCGGGTAAGTGAGCGGTCGGTGGAACGCTGGCTGCGTGCAGGGCGGGAGAGCGGGATGGCCGTGCTCGCCTCCGCGGGGCCGCCGAAGCTTCTCCAGGCTGTCCGATGGCCAGTTCGCGGATTCGTCCCTCCTCCTGTGCCGCCCGTCCGGATTACGTCTGCGAAACGCCAGGCAGGGGAGGGGCGGTCAGTGACGGTGGCGACCCCTACAGCGGGCGGGCCCGGTGTGTGGGCCACCGATGGCCGGTGA